In Balearica regulorum gibbericeps isolate bBalReg1 chromosome 2, bBalReg1.pri, whole genome shotgun sequence, one DNA window encodes the following:
- the GNAL gene encoding guanine nucleotide-binding protein G(olf) subunit alpha isoform X4 has product MGEGVFLFLERIDSVSMDDYTPTDQDLLRCRVLTSGIFETRFQVDKVNFHMFDVGGQRDERRKWIQCFNDVTAIIFVVACSSYNMVIREDNNTNRLRESLDLFKSIWNNRWLRTISIILFLNKQDMLAEKVLAGKSKIEDYFPEYAHYTVPEDATPDAGEDPKVTRAKFFIRDEFLRISTASGDGRHYCYPHFTCAVDTENIRRVFNDCRDIIQRMHLRQYELL; this is encoded by the exons ctttttaGAAAGAATTGACAGCGTCAGCATGGATGACTACACACCCACAGATCAG GACCTATTAAGATGCAGAGTGTTGACATCAGGGATTTTTGAAACAAGATTTCAAGTAGATAAAGTAAATTTCCA CATGTTTGATGTAGGTGGCCAGAGAGATGAGAGGAGAAAATGGATCCAATGCTTTAATG ATGTCACGGCTATAATCTTCGTTGTGGCTTGCAGCAGCTACAACATGGTAATAAGGGAAGACAATAACACAAACAGACTACGGGAATCTCTGGACCTTTTCAAAAGTATCTGGAATAATAG GTGGTTACGGACCATTTCTATCATTTTGTTCTTGAATAAACAGGACATGCTGGCTGAAAAAGTCTTGGCAGGGAAATCAAAAATCGAAGATTACTTTCCTGAATACGCGCATTATACTGTACCTGAGGATG CAACACCAGATGCAGGAGAAGACCCCAAAGTCACAAGAGCCAAGTTCTTCATCCGGGATGAGTTTTTA AGGATAAGTACGGCGAGCGGAGACGGCAGGCATTATTGCTACCCACACTTTACGTGTGCAGTGGACACAGAAAATATCCGCAGAGTGTTCAACGACTGTCGAGACATCATTCAAAGGATGCACCTCCGCCAGTACGAACTCTTGTGA
- the MPPE1 gene encoding metallophosphoesterase 1 isoform X1, which translates to MLTSSSTAVKSLPLKRRLCFLLKLVCFVSSVLIFCEFLIYYVVIFQCQWPEVKAGAHVGKKESSTSILKAIILADTHLLGEIKGHWLDKLRREWQMERSFQTALWLLQPDIVFILGDVFDEGKWSSPQAWTDDVRRFRKMFKHPVSTELLVIVGNHDIGFHYEMTTYKVNRFEKVFNFTSGKLITRKGINFVLVNSVAMDGDGCAVCRTSEAKLVALSHKLNCSQQKPNHSNKRCSDVEKLPASEPILLQHYPLYRKSDAECSGEDSAPPEEKNIPFKEKYDVLSQEASQKLIWWFHPRLILSGHTHSACEVLHAGKIPEISVPSFSWRNINNPSFIMGSITPTDFSLHKCFLPYESRVFAIYCAAGALLVILILAHFQLLTPFYFAQRLISKHKAV; encoded by the exons ATGCTGACTTCTAGCTCAACTGCTGTGAAGAGTCTTCCTTTGAAGAGGAGGCTCTGTTTCCTGCTGAAACTAGTGTGCTTTGTCAGCTCAGTGTTaatattttgtgaatttttaatttattatgtgGTAATTTTTCAATGTCAATGGCCAGAAGTGAAAGCTGGAGCTCACGTGGGTAAAAAAGAGAGTTCAACTTCAATCCTAAAGGCCATCATTTTAGCTGATACTCATCTGCTTGGTGAAATCAAAGGGCATTGGCTGGATAAGCTAAGAAG ggAATGGCAAATGGAAAGATCTTTCCAAACTGCCTTATGGTTACTGCAGCCAGATATTGTTTTTATTCTGGGAGATGTCTTTGATGAAGGAAAATGGAGCTCACCTCAG GCCTGGACAGATGATGTCAGGAGATTTCGGAAAATGTTTAAGCATCCAGTTTCTACTGAGCTGCTGGTTATCGTTGGGAATCATGACATTGGATTTCATTATGA AATGACTACTTACAAGGTAAATCGATTTGAAAAGGTTTTCAACTTTACTTCAGGAAAGCTAATAACTCGAAAAGGAATAAA CTTTGTCCTAGTGAACAGTGTGGCTATGGATGGCGATGGCTGTGCTGTCTGCCGTACCTCAGAGGCAAAGCTTGTGGCGCTTTCTCACAAGCTGAATTGCTCCCAGCAG AAACCGAATCATTCCAACAAAAGGTGCAGTGATGTGGAAAAGCTCCCAGCTTCAGAACCCATCCTTTTACAG CATTACCCTCTCTATCGGAAAAGTGATGCTGAATGCAGTGGAGAAGATTCTGCTCCTCCAGAGGAGAAGAACATcccatttaaagaaaagtatgACGTACTGTCTCAAGAAGCATCGCAAAAG CTGATATGGTGGTTTCATCCGCGTTTGATTCTCAGTGGACATACACATAGTGCTTGTGAAGTGCTGCACGCGGGGAAAATTCCAGAAATCAGTGTGCCGTCATTCAGTTGGAGGAATATAAACAACCCTAGTTTCATCATg ggcAGCATAACACCAACTGACTTCTCCCTCCACAAATGCTTCCTTCCGTATGAGAGCAGAGTCTTTGCTATATACTGTGCAGCAGGTGCTCTGCTCGTAATCCTGATACTAGctcattttcagcttctcactccattttattttgctcagcGTTTAATCAGTAAGCATAAAGCAGTATGA
- the MPPE1 gene encoding metallophosphoesterase 1 isoform X2, whose amino-acid sequence MLTSSSTAVKSLPLKRRLCFLLKLVCFVSSVLIFCEFLIYYVVIFQCQWPEVKAGAHVGKKESSTSILKAIILADTHLLGEIKGHWLDKLRREWQMERSFQTALWLLQPDIVFILGDVFDEGKWSSPQAWTDDVRRFRKMFKHPVSTELLVIVGNHDIGFHYEMTTYKVNRFEKVFNFTSGKLITRKGINFVLVNSVAMDGDGCAVCRTSEAKLVALSHKLNCSQQKPNHSNKRCSDVEKLPASEPILLQHYPLYRKSDAECSGEDSAPPEEKNIPFKEKYDVLSQEASQKLIWWFHPRLILSGHTHSACEVLHAGKIPEISVPSFSWRNINNPSFIMADQMRSPALYLC is encoded by the exons ATGCTGACTTCTAGCTCAACTGCTGTGAAGAGTCTTCCTTTGAAGAGGAGGCTCTGTTTCCTGCTGAAACTAGTGTGCTTTGTCAGCTCAGTGTTaatattttgtgaatttttaatttattatgtgGTAATTTTTCAATGTCAATGGCCAGAAGTGAAAGCTGGAGCTCACGTGGGTAAAAAAGAGAGTTCAACTTCAATCCTAAAGGCCATCATTTTAGCTGATACTCATCTGCTTGGTGAAATCAAAGGGCATTGGCTGGATAAGCTAAGAAG ggAATGGCAAATGGAAAGATCTTTCCAAACTGCCTTATGGTTACTGCAGCCAGATATTGTTTTTATTCTGGGAGATGTCTTTGATGAAGGAAAATGGAGCTCACCTCAG GCCTGGACAGATGATGTCAGGAGATTTCGGAAAATGTTTAAGCATCCAGTTTCTACTGAGCTGCTGGTTATCGTTGGGAATCATGACATTGGATTTCATTATGA AATGACTACTTACAAGGTAAATCGATTTGAAAAGGTTTTCAACTTTACTTCAGGAAAGCTAATAACTCGAAAAGGAATAAA CTTTGTCCTAGTGAACAGTGTGGCTATGGATGGCGATGGCTGTGCTGTCTGCCGTACCTCAGAGGCAAAGCTTGTGGCGCTTTCTCACAAGCTGAATTGCTCCCAGCAG AAACCGAATCATTCCAACAAAAGGTGCAGTGATGTGGAAAAGCTCCCAGCTTCAGAACCCATCCTTTTACAG CATTACCCTCTCTATCGGAAAAGTGATGCTGAATGCAGTGGAGAAGATTCTGCTCCTCCAGAGGAGAAGAACATcccatttaaagaaaagtatgACGTACTGTCTCAAGAAGCATCGCAAAAG CTGATATGGTGGTTTCATCCGCGTTTGATTCTCAGTGGACATACACATAGTGCTTGTGAAGTGCTGCACGCGGGGAAAATTCCAGAAATCAGTGTGCCGTCATTCAGTTGGAGGAATATAAACAACCCTAGTTTCATCATg GCAGATCAGATGAGGAGCCCAGCTCTCTATTTATGCTAG